A genomic segment from Dermatobacter hominis encodes:
- a CDS encoding SIS domain-containing protein, which produces MDSNVCGIIAVVRRPSDREPTPAPDLVASLEAVRPLLSGGDTDRLSRLEPAAEALESIDVALRGVPGLLSLRADRTAAGRVAALVDELSGAVAVLEAELDDPHTAPAAGQLEAVNAALLRCKDALWAVGRDRLRAVRGVEEVVGPTYDADGGGPAGLAVALSLHQALSALDRLEVRGRDSAGLEVQLTGHGLDPDDPVVRAAIADRSGLSFTDGSVRLVDGVLVVVHKAAAEIGELGDNTAALRAEIRTDALLQRALRSADVDGLVLGHTRWASIGIISEPNAHPQSSDELGRAGGPFVTAVLNGDVDNHADLVAADGLAIPVEITTDAKVIPALVSRGLADDLAPREAFREAVARLEGSVAIGAAATADPDRLLLALRGSGQALYVGVADEAFIVASEPYGLVEETATYLRLDGETPADPDNPVASRGQIVELSADRAGTVEGIGRWSYDGTELPVTADDLTHAQITTRDIDRGEFPHFLLKEITDAPGSFRKTLRGKLIEADGTFRVELTEDSLPADVREGLRSGRLARVLVIGQGTAAVAGQSLAEHLRELLAETEARVEALPATELSGFRLRGDMSDTLAVAISQSGTTTDTNRTVDLLRGRGASVISIVNRRNSDLTDKSDGVLYTSDGRDVEMSVASTKAFYAQVAAGLLLGYAIAEQVPGGRTPEHPEEQELLRALAEVPAALEATLATRPSIAEAARTFAPSRRYWAIVGNGPNQIAARELRIKLSELCYKSIACDATEDKKHIDLSSEPMILVCAAGLVGSTADDVSKEVAIFRAHKAAPIVIASEGDRAFGAALAVLTVPDTHPRLGFVLATMVGHLFGYEAALSIDAQARPLREVRAAVDEAVSSLGGDLQQLRDGEGLLRRLRPVMAPAAAAFMDGLRSGTYDGHLEAGTAVRVAGLFRYALGISPLDAYQVEFGKVGTPGVVLEDLVAGLTSAIEELTRPVDAIKHQAKTVTVGISRSDESLLQVPLVLALVEAGSPRDRLAYSTLRSLGELDPAIVEVVGSTRYAVEHGEDLARAQLVVVDRRGVSASLPSRVDRDHRLRGTKALVAREQELMVARGRADGRLVVIVPETKDGVTTGLQLLHVVLPDSLPAATARAVLQGYRRRYQALKDAVTETEDVFRDDLLAQQSVADLLTVPILDLADRWRS; this is translated from the coding sequence GTGGACAGCAACGTGTGTGGGATCATCGCAGTCGTCCGACGCCCGTCGGACCGGGAGCCCACGCCGGCCCCCGACCTCGTCGCCTCGCTCGAGGCGGTGCGCCCCCTGCTCTCCGGCGGTGACACCGACCGGCTGTCGCGCCTCGAGCCCGCCGCCGAGGCGCTCGAGTCGATCGACGTCGCGCTCCGCGGCGTGCCCGGGCTGCTGAGCCTGCGGGCCGATCGCACCGCGGCGGGTCGGGTCGCCGCCCTCGTCGACGAGCTGAGCGGCGCCGTCGCCGTGCTCGAGGCCGAGCTGGACGACCCGCACACCGCGCCGGCCGCCGGCCAGCTCGAGGCCGTGAACGCCGCGCTGCTCCGCTGCAAGGACGCGCTGTGGGCCGTCGGTCGGGACCGGCTCCGTGCCGTGCGCGGCGTCGAGGAGGTCGTCGGCCCGACCTACGACGCCGACGGCGGCGGCCCCGCCGGCCTCGCCGTCGCCCTCAGCCTCCACCAGGCGCTGTCCGCGCTCGACCGCCTCGAGGTGCGAGGCCGCGACTCGGCCGGGCTCGAGGTGCAGCTGACCGGCCACGGCCTCGATCCCGACGACCCGGTCGTGCGGGCCGCGATCGCCGATCGCTCCGGCCTGTCGTTCACCGACGGATCGGTCCGCCTCGTCGACGGCGTGCTGGTCGTGGTGCACAAGGCGGCCGCCGAGATCGGCGAGCTGGGCGACAACACCGCCGCGCTCCGGGCGGAGATCCGCACCGACGCGCTGCTGCAGCGAGCGCTGCGGTCCGCCGACGTCGACGGCCTCGTGCTCGGCCACACCCGGTGGGCCTCGATCGGCATCATCTCCGAGCCCAACGCCCACCCGCAGTCCTCCGACGAGCTCGGCCGGGCCGGCGGCCCCTTCGTCACCGCCGTGCTCAACGGCGACGTCGACAACCACGCCGACCTGGTCGCAGCCGACGGCCTGGCGATCCCGGTCGAGATCACCACCGACGCCAAGGTGATCCCCGCCCTCGTCAGCCGGGGGCTGGCCGACGACCTGGCGCCCCGGGAGGCGTTCCGCGAGGCGGTCGCCCGGCTCGAGGGGTCAGTGGCCATCGGCGCCGCGGCGACGGCCGACCCGGACCGCCTGCTGCTCGCGCTGCGCGGCAGCGGGCAGGCGCTGTACGTCGGCGTGGCCGACGAGGCGTTCATCGTCGCCTCGGAGCCCTACGGCCTGGTCGAGGAGACCGCGACGTACCTCCGCCTGGACGGTGAGACGCCGGCCGACCCCGACAACCCGGTCGCCAGCCGCGGCCAGATCGTGGAGCTGTCCGCCGATCGGGCCGGCACGGTGGAGGGGATCGGCCGCTGGTCCTACGACGGGACCGAGCTGCCGGTCACCGCCGACGACCTGACCCACGCGCAGATCACCACGCGTGACATCGACCGCGGCGAGTTCCCCCACTTCCTCCTCAAGGAGATCACCGACGCCCCGGGCTCGTTCCGCAAGACGCTGCGGGGCAAGCTCATCGAGGCCGACGGGACGTTCCGCGTCGAGCTCACCGAGGACTCGCTGCCGGCCGACGTGCGCGAGGGGCTGCGCTCGGGCCGGCTCGCCCGCGTGCTCGTCATCGGGCAGGGAACGGCGGCCGTCGCGGGGCAGAGCCTGGCGGAGCACCTCCGCGAGCTGCTGGCCGAGACCGAGGCTCGGGTCGAGGCGCTGCCCGCCACCGAGCTGTCGGGCTTCCGCCTCCGCGGCGACATGTCCGACACGCTGGCGGTCGCCATCAGCCAGTCCGGCACGACCACCGACACGAACCGCACGGTCGACCTCCTGCGCGGTCGGGGCGCCTCGGTCATCTCGATCGTCAACCGGCGCAACTCCGACCTGACCGACAAGTCCGACGGCGTGCTGTACACGTCCGACGGCCGCGACGTGGAGATGAGCGTGGCGTCGACCAAGGCGTTCTACGCACAGGTCGCGGCGGGCCTCCTGCTCGGCTACGCCATCGCCGAGCAGGTGCCGGGCGGCCGCACGCCGGAGCACCCCGAGGAGCAGGAGCTGCTCCGCGCCCTCGCCGAGGTCCCCGCCGCGCTCGAGGCGACGCTCGCGACCCGGCCGTCGATCGCCGAGGCCGCCCGCACCTTCGCCCCGTCGCGTCGGTACTGGGCGATCGTCGGCAACGGGCCGAACCAGATCGCGGCCCGGGAGCTGCGGATCAAGCTGTCGGAGCTCTGCTACAAGTCGATCGCCTGCGACGCCACCGAGGACAAGAAGCACATCGACCTGTCGTCCGAGCCGATGATCCTCGTCTGCGCCGCCGGGCTGGTCGGCTCCACGGCCGACGACGTGTCCAAGGAGGTGGCGATCTTCCGGGCGCACAAGGCGGCGCCGATCGTCATCGCCTCCGAGGGCGACCGCGCCTTCGGCGCCGCGCTCGCCGTGCTGACCGTCCCCGACACCCACCCCCGGCTCGGGTTCGTGCTCGCCACCATGGTCGGCCACCTGTTCGGCTACGAGGCCGCGCTGAGCATCGACGCCCAGGCCCGGCCGCTGCGCGAGGTGCGCGCCGCGGTCGACGAGGCGGTGTCGTCGCTCGGGGGTGACCTGCAGCAGCTGCGCGATGGCGAGGGCCTCCTGCGCCGGCTCCGGCCGGTGATGGCGCCCGCCGCCGCGGCGTTCATGGACGGGCTGCGGTCCGGGACCTACGACGGCCACCTCGAGGCCGGCACGGCGGTGCGGGTGGCCGGACTGTTCCGCTACGCGCTCGGCATCTCGCCGCTCGACGCCTACCAGGTCGAGTTCGGCAAGGTGGGCACGCCCGGTGTCGTGCTCGAGGACCTCGTGGCCGGGCTGACCTCGGCGATCGAGGAGCTCACCCGCCCGGTCGACGCGATCAAGCACCAGGCCAAGACCGTGACCGTCGGCATCAGCCGGTCCGACGAGTCCCTGCTGCAGGTCCCGCTCGTCCTCGCGCTGGTCGAGGCCGGATCGCCTCGCGACCGGCTCGCCTACTCGACGCTCCGCTCGCTCGGCGAGCTCGACCCGGCGATCGTCGAGGTCGTCGGCTCCACGCGGTACGCCGTGGAGCACGGCGAGGACCTCGCCCGGGCGCAGCTCGTCGTCGTCGACCGGCGCGGCGTCTCGGCGTCGCTGCCGTCGCGCGTCGACCGGGACCACCGGCTCCGGGGCACCAAGGCGCTGGTCGCCCGCGAGCAGGAGCTGATGGTGGCGAGGGGCCGCGCCGACGGCCGCCTCGTGGTCATCGTGCCCGAGACCAAGGACGGCGTGACCACCGGCCTGCAGCTCCTGCACGTCGTGCTGCCCGACTCGCTGCCCGCCGCCACCGCGCGGGCGGTCCTGCAGGGCTACCGCCGCCGCTACCAGGCGCTGAAGGACGCGGTCACCGAGACCGAGGACGTCTTCCGCGACGACCTCCTGGCCCAGCAGTCGGTCGCCGACCTGCTGACCGTGCCGATCCTGGACCTCGCCGACCGCTGGCGGTCGTGA
- the glmM gene encoding phosphoglucosamine mutase produces the protein MTVRFGTDGVRGVAGRDLTPEIALAIGRAAVRAFGARRVVIGRDTRRSGPLLEAALAAGVCAEGADAVLAGVVPTPAVAFASERDQVVGVVISASHNAYADNGIKLFAPGGLKLSDDQQAAVEAVIADALSLADHAGEPLDGAPVGAEVGSLLADVSLADDYAASIEGVTEGRRLDGLRVVVDCANGAVSAIAPDVLADLGAEVLVLFAEPDGTNINDGCGSTHPEALQRAVVEERAHLGLAFDGDADRLLAVDERGRLVDGDQILALCATDLRDRGRLSEDTVVVTVMSNLGFRQAMGRQGITVVETAVGDRYVLAAMADGGFSLGGEQSGHLVFGDLGTTGDGLLSAVVLADLVVREGAPLGDLVDAAMTKLPQVLRNVRVGTPMPDVADRLSAEVAEVSAELGDRGRVLLRPSGTEPVVRVMAEAPTEAEAAAAVDTLVAAVESLA, from the coding sequence GTGACCGTCCGCTTCGGCACGGACGGGGTGCGCGGGGTCGCCGGCCGCGACCTCACCCCGGAGATCGCGCTCGCCATCGGCCGTGCGGCCGTCCGGGCCTTCGGGGCCCGGCGCGTCGTCATCGGCCGCGACACCCGGCGCTCGGGACCGCTGCTCGAGGCCGCCCTCGCGGCCGGCGTGTGCGCCGAGGGCGCGGACGCCGTGCTCGCCGGCGTCGTGCCCACCCCGGCCGTCGCCTTCGCGTCCGAGCGTGATCAGGTCGTGGGCGTCGTGATCTCGGCGTCGCACAACGCCTACGCCGACAACGGCATCAAGCTCTTCGCGCCGGGTGGCCTGAAGCTGAGCGACGACCAGCAGGCCGCGGTCGAGGCGGTGATCGCCGACGCGCTGTCGCTCGCCGACCACGCCGGCGAGCCGCTCGACGGCGCGCCGGTCGGTGCCGAGGTCGGCTCGTTGCTGGCCGACGTCTCGCTCGCCGACGACTACGCGGCGTCCATCGAGGGCGTCACCGAGGGCCGGCGCCTCGACGGGCTGCGCGTCGTCGTCGACTGCGCCAACGGCGCGGTGTCGGCCATCGCCCCCGACGTGCTCGCCGACCTGGGCGCCGAGGTGCTCGTCCTGTTCGCCGAGCCCGACGGGACCAACATCAATGACGGCTGCGGGTCCACGCACCCCGAGGCGCTGCAGCGCGCGGTGGTCGAGGAGCGGGCGCACCTCGGGCTCGCGTTCGACGGCGACGCCGATCGGCTGCTCGCGGTCGACGAGCGGGGCCGGCTGGTCGACGGCGACCAGATCCTCGCCCTCTGCGCGACCGATCTGCGCGACCGCGGCCGGCTGTCCGAGGACACCGTCGTCGTGACCGTCATGTCGAACCTCGGGTTCCGACAGGCGATGGGCCGCCAGGGCATCACGGTCGTCGAGACGGCGGTCGGCGACCGCTACGTGCTCGCCGCCATGGCCGACGGCGGGTTCAGCCTGGGCGGCGAGCAGTCGGGCCACCTCGTGTTCGGCGACCTCGGCACCACGGGCGACGGCCTCCTCAGCGCGGTCGTGCTCGCCGACCTGGTCGTCCGCGAGGGCGCGCCGCTCGGCGACCTGGTCGACGCGGCGATGACGAAGCTGCCGCAGGTGCTGCGCAACGTGCGCGTCGGGACGCCGATGCCCGACGTCGCCGACCGCCTGTCGGCCGAGGTGGCCGAGGTGTCGGCCGAGCTGGGCGACCGGGGCCGCGTGCTGCTGCGCCCGTCGGGCACCGAGCCGGTCGTGCGCGTGATGGCCGAGGCGCCGACCGAGGCCGAGGCCGCGGCGGCGGTCGACACGCTGGTCGCCGCCGTCGAGTCCCTGGCCTGA
- the rpsI gene encoding 30S ribosomal protein S9: protein MTTPLTQTTGRRKRAVARVRLRPGTGVITINKRPVEDYFPNATHRMILTEPLRVTSTNEVYDVDATLHGGGVTGQAGAIRLGIARSLVELDPELRPTLKKAGFLSRDAREKESKKYGLKKARKAPQYSKR from the coding sequence ATGACCACCCCTCTCACCCAGACCACCGGCCGTCGCAAGCGGGCGGTCGCCCGGGTCCGGCTGCGGCCCGGCACCGGCGTCATCACGATCAACAAGCGCCCGGTCGAGGACTACTTCCCGAACGCCACGCACCGGATGATCCTCACGGAGCCGCTGCGAGTCACCTCGACGAACGAGGTCTACGACGTCGACGCGACCCTGCACGGCGGCGGCGTGACCGGCCAGGCCGGCGCCATCCGCCTGGGCATCGCCCGCTCGCTGGTGGAGCTCGACCCCGAGCTGCGGCCCACGCTCAAGAAGGCCGGGTTCCTGTCCCGCGACGCCCGCGAGAAGGAGTCCAAGAAGTACGGCCTCAAGAAGGCCCGCAAGGCTCCGCAGTACTCCAAGCGCTGA
- the rplM gene encoding 50S ribosomal protein L13 gives MRTYSPRADEIERGWYVVDAEGLTLGRMATEVARILRGKHKAMYTPHLDTGDHVIIVNADKVVLTAGKAEDKQVYHHTGYPGGIRSTTYATLLQEKPEQAVRRTIRGMLPKNRLGRQMLKKLKVYAGPTHPHAAQQPQTLDLADARARS, from the coding sequence GTGCGCACCTATTCGCCACGAGCAGACGAGATCGAGCGCGGCTGGTACGTCGTCGACGCCGAGGGCCTGACCCTCGGCCGGATGGCCACCGAGGTGGCCCGGATCCTCCGCGGCAAGCACAAGGCCATGTACACCCCGCACCTCGACACCGGCGACCACGTCATCATCGTGAACGCCGACAAGGTCGTCCTCACGGCCGGCAAGGCCGAGGACAAGCAGGTGTACCACCACACCGGCTACCCGGGCGGCATCCGCTCGACCACGTACGCGACCCTCCTCCAGGAGAAGCCGGAGCAGGCGGTCCGCCGCACGATCCGCGGCATGCTCCCGAAGAACCGGCTCGGCCGCCAGATGCTCAAGAAGCTCAAGGTGTACGCCGGCCCGACCCACCCGCACGCTGCCCAGCAGCCCCAGACCTTGGACCTCGCGGACGCCCGGGCGCGTTCGTAA
- the truA gene encoding tRNA pseudouridine(38-40) synthase TruA, which yields MRTQGEGSTVRLRLDVAYDGSGFHGFAENRGVATVGGSLRDALERVLQVPVELTCAGRTDAGVHARGQVVSLDVPVAALDAVGERARARAGSRLHGGAPDLRAAALVRLRDSLNGLLGPAIVVGAASSVDDGFDARFSATSRTYRYLVLNREVPDPFLAPTSWWVDQPLDLDRMQAACAHLLGEHDFSCFCRRPRPADPDADPVSLVRRVLAAGWTADDPDGRGLLRFEITASAFCHQMVRSIVGMLVDVGRGRRAPDDVRAAIGSLDRARAGQLAPPRGLVLWEVGY from the coding sequence ATGAGAACGCAGGGGGAGGGCTCGACGGTCCGGCTGCGGCTCGACGTGGCGTACGACGGCTCGGGGTTCCACGGCTTCGCCGAGAACCGCGGCGTCGCCACCGTCGGCGGGTCGCTCCGCGACGCGCTCGAGCGCGTCCTGCAGGTGCCCGTCGAGCTGACCTGCGCCGGCCGGACCGACGCCGGGGTCCACGCCCGGGGCCAGGTGGTGTCGCTCGACGTGCCCGTCGCGGCGCTGGACGCGGTGGGGGAGCGGGCCCGGGCCCGTGCCGGCAGCCGGCTCCACGGCGGGGCGCCCGACCTCCGGGCCGCGGCGCTCGTCCGGCTGCGCGACTCGCTGAACGGCCTGCTCGGGCCGGCGATCGTGGTGGGCGCGGCGTCATCCGTCGACGACGGGTTCGACGCCCGCTTCTCGGCCACGAGCCGCACCTACCGGTACCTGGTGCTCAACCGAGAGGTGCCCGACCCGTTCCTCGCCCCGACGTCGTGGTGGGTCGACCAGCCCCTCGACCTCGACCGGATGCAGGCGGCGTGCGCCCACCTGCTCGGCGAGCACGACTTCTCGTGCTTCTGCCGCCGCCCCAGACCCGCCGACCCCGACGCGGACCCGGTCTCGCTCGTGCGGCGGGTGCTCGCCGCGGGCTGGACGGCCGACGACCCGGACGGCCGCGGGCTGCTGAGGTTCGAGATCACCGCCAGCGCGTTCTGCCACCAGATGGTCCGCAGCATCGTCGGCATGCTCGTCGACGTCGGCCGCGGCCGCCGGGCGCCCGATGACGTGCGGGCGGCCATCGGCTCCCTCGACCGGGCCCGGGCCGGCCAGCTCGCCCCGCCCCGCGGGCTGGTGCTCTGGGAGGTCGGGTACTGA
- a CDS encoding DNA-directed RNA polymerase subunit alpha has protein sequence MLVIQRPTVEAIDEEEANRQRFAISPLEPGFGHTLGNSLRRTLLSSIPGAAITEVRFDDALHEFDTLTGVTEDVTDIILNLKDVVLTSTSDDPITLRLDVRGPAEVTAGDIQATSDVEILNPDLHIATLNGKARLAVDLTVDRGKGYLSALGRSSSTIGVIPIDAIFSPVRRVTFSVEPTRVEQSTNYDRLVLDIETDSSVTPRDALASAGATLKSLVELVEQMSEEPEGLTLTEAAAAVATSPDLELAIEELDLSERPRNCLKRAQVNTVGELLQKSEDDLLAITNFGQKSLDEVIEKLDERGLSLRGRD, from the coding sequence ATGCTCGTCATCCAACGCCCCACCGTGGAGGCCATCGACGAGGAAGAGGCCAACCGCCAGCGGTTCGCCATCAGCCCGTTGGAGCCCGGCTTCGGCCACACGCTCGGCAACTCCCTGCGCCGGACCCTGCTGTCGTCGATCCCCGGCGCGGCCATCACCGAGGTCCGCTTCGACGACGCCCTGCACGAGTTCGACACGCTCACCGGCGTGACCGAGGACGTCACCGACATCATCCTCAACCTGAAGGACGTGGTCCTCACCTCCACCTCCGACGACCCGATCACGCTCCGCCTGGACGTGCGCGGCCCGGCCGAGGTGACCGCCGGTGACATCCAGGCCACGTCCGACGTGGAGATCCTGAACCCCGACCTGCACATCGCCACGCTGAACGGCAAGGCCCGCCTGGCCGTCGACCTCACCGTCGACCGCGGCAAGGGCTACCTGTCGGCGCTCGGCCGCAGCAGCTCGACGATCGGCGTCATCCCGATCGACGCGATCTTCTCGCCTGTCCGCCGGGTCACGTTCTCGGTCGAGCCGACCCGCGTCGAGCAGTCGACCAACTACGACCGCCTGGTGCTCGACATCGAGACCGACTCGTCGGTGACGCCGCGCGACGCCCTGGCCTCGGCCGGCGCCACGCTGAAGTCGCTCGTCGAGCTCGTCGAGCAGATGTCGGAGGAGCCCGAGGGCCTGACCCTCACCGAGGCCGCCGCCGCCGTCGCCACGTCGCCCGACCTCGAGCTCGCCATCGAGGAGCTCGACCTCTCGGAGCGTCCGCGCAACTGCCTGAAGCGGGCCCAGGTCAACACGGTGGGCGAGCTGCTGCAGAAGTCCGAGGACGACCTGCTCGCCATCACCAACTTCGGTCAGAAGTCGCTGGACGAAGTCATCGAGAAGCTCGACGAGCGGGGCCTGTCGCTCCGTGGTCGGGACTGA
- the rpsD gene encoding 30S ribosomal protein S4: MSRYTGPRARVSRRLGTNIWGTNGENIAMEKRPYPPGEHGRTRRRGNVSEYLLQLQEKQKARFAYGMTEKQFRNLYEEANRRQGVTGENLLRYCEQRLDNVVYRAGWAATRPQARQFVTHGHIEVNGRRVNVPSYRVRKGDVVRLREKSRQMLVIQWNMDTLGRPAAPWLDTADGGQEVTVRELPLREHIDVPVREQLIVELYSK, from the coding sequence ATGTCCCGCTACACCGGTCCCCGCGCCCGCGTCTCGCGCCGGCTCGGCACGAACATCTGGGGCACCAACGGCGAGAACATCGCCATGGAGAAGCGCCCGTACCCGCCGGGCGAGCACGGCCGCACCCGCCGCCGGGGCAACGTCTCCGAGTACCTGCTGCAGCTCCAGGAGAAGCAGAAGGCCCGCTTCGCCTACGGCATGACCGAGAAGCAGTTCCGCAACCTCTACGAGGAGGCGAACCGCCGCCAGGGCGTGACCGGCGAGAACCTGCTCCGCTACTGCGAGCAGCGCCTCGACAACGTCGTCTACCGCGCCGGCTGGGCCGCCACCCGCCCGCAGGCCCGCCAGTTCGTGACCCACGGCCACATCGAGGTCAACGGTCGCCGGGTGAACGTGCCCAGCTACCGGGTCCGCAAGGGCGACGTCGTCCGCCTGCGCGAGAAGTCCCGCCAGATGCTGGTCATCCAGTGGAACATGGACACCCTCGGCCGCCCGGCCGCCCCGTGGCTGGACACGGCCGACGGGGGCCAGGAGGTCACCGTCCGAGAGCTGCCGCTGCGGGAGCACATCGACGTCCCGGTGCGCGAGCAGCTCATCGTCGAGCTCTACTCCAAGTAG
- the rpsK gene encoding 30S ribosomal protein S11, whose amino-acid sequence MAKPPAGGRRPRKKERKHVTHGVAHIKSSFNNTIISITDLEGNVLAWASAGNAGFKGSRKSTPFAAQLAAEQAARRAMEHGVRKVDIVVKGPGSGRETAIRSIQNVGIEVTGIKDVTPVPHNGCRPPKRRRL is encoded by the coding sequence ATGGCAAAGCCACCGGCCGGGGGCCGTCGTCCCCGGAAGAAGGAGCGCAAGCACGTCACCCACGGCGTCGCGCACATCAAGTCCTCGTTCAACAACACGATCATCTCGATCACCGACCTCGAGGGCAACGTGCTCGCCTGGGCCTCCGCCGGCAACGCCGGGTTCAAGGGCTCCCGCAAGTCGACCCCGTTCGCGGCCCAGCTGGCCGCCGAGCAGGCCGCCCGCCGGGCCATGGAGCACGGCGTGCGCAAGGTCGACATCGTGGTGAAGGGCCCGGGCTCGGGCCGCGAGACCGCGATCCGCTCCATCCAGAACGTCGGCATCGAGGTGACGGGCATCAAGGACGTCACCCCCGTGCCGCACAACGGCTGCCGTCCCCCCAAGCGTCGGAGGCTCTGA
- the rpsM gene encoding 30S ribosomal protein S13, producing the protein MARIAGVDIPREKRLVISLTYIYGIGRTASEQICEAADIDPSTRVRDLTDSEVTKLRSVIEEGYKVEGDLRREVNQNIKRKMEIGCYQGLRHRRGLPVRGQRTHTNARTRKGPKKTVAGKKKVRK; encoded by the coding sequence ATGGCACGCATCGCCGGCGTCGACATCCCGCGGGAGAAGCGCCTCGTCATCTCCCTCACCTACATCTACGGCATCGGCCGGACCGCCTCGGAGCAGATCTGCGAGGCCGCCGACATCGATCCGTCGACCCGGGTCCGTGACCTCACGGACTCCGAGGTGACCAAGCTCCGCTCGGTGATCGAGGAGGGCTACAAGGTCGAGGGCGACCTCCGCCGCGAGGTCAACCAGAACATCAAGCGCAAGATGGAGATCGGCTGCTACCAGGGGCTCCGCCATCGTCGCGGCCTGCCCGTGCGCGGCCAGCGCACCCACACCAACGCCCGCACCCGCAAGGGTCCCAAGAAGACCGTCGCCGGCAAGAAGAAGGTCCGCAAGTAA
- the rpmJ gene encoding 50S ribosomal protein L36 yields the protein MKVKPSVKKICEKCRVIRRNGRVMVICDNPRHKQRQG from the coding sequence ATGAAGGTCAAGCCCAGCGTCAAGAAGATCTGCGAGAAGTGCCGTGTCATCCGCCGCAACGGCCGGGTGATGGTCATCTGCGACAACCCGCGCCACAAGCAGCGCCAGGGCTGA
- the infA gene encoding translation initiation factor IF-1 — protein sequence MPKPKEDAIVLEGTVIEPLPNAMFRVELENGHKVLAHISGKMRMHYIRILPGDKVQVELTPYDLSRGRITYRYK from the coding sequence CTGCCCAAGCCCAAGGAAGACGCCATCGTCCTGGAAGGGACGGTCATCGAGCCGCTCCCCAACGCCATGTTCCGAGTCGAGCTCGAGAACGGGCACAAGGTGCTGGCGCACATCTCCGGGAAGATGCGGATGCACTACATCCGGATCCTCCCCGGGGACAAGGTGCAGGTGGAGCTCACCCCCTACGACCTCTCACGGGGTCGCATCACCTACCGCTACAAGTGA
- a CDS encoding adenylate kinase, which yields MPTGNDPLRLIVFGRQGAGKGTQAARLAAHYGIPHISTGDMLRAAAASGSEFGLQVKAIMDEGGLVSDEVMEGVVAERLGQPDAQPGFLLDGYPRTPGQAEYLQGLLAPQGVRLAINLEVPEDVVVERITGRRVCSQCGTVYAVGRDESAATGVCAKCGGAVVQREDDTEEAVRKRLALYAQSTEPLLAWFRERDLLADVDGVGDPDDIAVELVRIIDARTGAAT from the coding sequence ATGCCCACGGGGAACGATCCACTCCGACTCATCGTCTTCGGGCGCCAGGGCGCCGGGAAGGGCACGCAGGCCGCGCGCCTCGCCGCCCACTACGGCATCCCGCACATCTCCACCGGTGACATGCTGCGCGCCGCCGCGGCCTCGGGCTCCGAGTTCGGTCTCCAGGTCAAGGCGATCATGGACGAGGGCGGGCTCGTCTCCGACGAGGTGATGGAGGGCGTGGTCGCCGAGCGCCTCGGCCAGCCCGACGCCCAGCCCGGGTTCCTGCTCGACGGCTATCCGAGGACGCCGGGGCAGGCCGAGTACCTGCAGGGCCTGCTCGCCCCGCAGGGCGTGCGCCTGGCGATCAACCTCGAGGTGCCCGAGGACGTCGTCGTCGAGCGCATCACCGGCCGGCGGGTGTGCTCCCAGTGCGGCACCGTCTACGCCGTCGGCCGGGACGAGTCGGCCGCCACCGGGGTCTGCGCCAAGTGCGGCGGTGCGGTCGTCCAGCGCGAGGACGACACGGAGGAGGCGGTGCGCAAGCGCCTCGCCCTCTACGCCCAGTCGACCGAACCGCTGCTCGCCTGGTTCCGGGAGCGGGACCTGCTGGCCGACGTCGACGGGGTCGGCGATCCCGACGACATCGCCGTCGAGCTGGTGCGGATCATCGATGCCCGCACCGGTGCCGCCACGTGA